DNA from Spartinivicinus poritis:
AATACTCTTATCCCTTGCTATCTGAAGAAATACTTGGGCAAGATAGATGCTGATTAGTTTACAACCTCCTCATCATCAGGGATTTGTAGAACCAACTGAATATGTCGCTGTAAAAATGCTCGTATATATTCACGGCCATAGCGGCTTGGATCAAGCAAACAATAATACTCAGCTTCAACCACTACAGCCTTAGTCAATACGGCATCCAGCTCGGGCTTAGTTGTGCCTAGCAGCTGATAAAAGCGAGTTAGATCCTTTAACAGATTTTGATGATGCACATGCACTAACTGTCGTAAGTGAGAAGATCTCAGTGCTTCTAGTAAAAAAGCCTGTTCAGCAATCAACTCATCACGACGATCAGTCACTTGCTGTTCAATATAGCTTACGGCTAACTCAGTAAAATGCTTAAGCAACCGACGCTTAGTAGTATCTACTGACTCTGATTGCGACAACTGTTGTCTAATAGCTATTTCAGCTTCAATCCAAAAATTACTTAGTCTGGCATTTCCTAGCTCAACAAAGTAAGAAAAGGTGTCACTAATTAAATCATTTATATCCTTAAAATAGTAAGTCGTTGCTGATAATGGTACGTTAGCGGCTTTAGCAATTGCTCGGTGGCGAACGCCACGTACCCCTTCCTTGATTACAATATTAAGTGCTGCTTCTAAAATAGCTCGGCGTCTTTGCTCACTCCCTACACGACTGGCTTTACGACCTTGGTAAGGAATGGTTTGCGCTAGCTGCTCCCTTAATTCAGACATGATTAGTAAGATCCCGTCACTGTACTTTTTTACTGCTCAAGAAAACGGCTTGTTATTGATATGGCAGTACTTACTAACTATCAATAAACCGGATGAGCGATTTTTAGTTTTGTTTATAAAATATGCTTTGACTTTAAAAGCACTTAAAGCCTTGAACTGATAAAAACTCAAACCAGTAAAAGTCGAATAACAAGCTAATCATCAGACAAACATAAGCCTTATTAAAAAGACTACTGAATGAGTGACTACAGTCAGAACTGAGTAAAAGTGCTTTTAACGTTGAAAGCACCTTAATAATAATTATTAAGGCGACAGTGTAAGGATAACTGACCATTGAGCCACAACTCAATGGTCAAATGCGTCAAATTTCAGTTTGAGGTCTCATGTGGGGAAAAAGTAGCACATCACGAATAGAAGCAGAGTTGGTAAATAGCATAACTAAACGATCGATGCCAATACCCTCTCCTGCAGTAGGCGGTAAGCCATATTCCAGTGCATTGATGTAATCGGCATCATAGTGCATGGCTTCATCATCACCTGCTTCTTTTTCAGCTACTTGCTGCTGGAAACGCTCAGCCTGGTCTTCTGGATCATTTAACTCAGAAAAACCATTGGCGATTTCTCGACCGCCCACAAAAAACTCAAACCGATCAGTCACAAACGGGTTGTCATCATTGCGACGGGCTAATGGAGAAACTTCCGTTGGGTATTCAGTAATAAATGTCGGCTGATCTAAACGATGCTCAACGGTTTTTTCAAAAATTTCTATCTGTACTTTACCCAGGCCATAACTGTCTTTTAATGGGATATCCAGTTTTTCAGCCACTTTA
Protein-coding regions in this window:
- a CDS encoding TetR/AcrR family transcriptional regulator, yielding MSELREQLAQTIPYQGRKASRVGSEQRRRAILEAALNIVIKEGVRGVRHRAIAKAANVPLSATTYYFKDINDLISDTFSYFVELGNARLSNFWIEAEIAIRQQLSQSESVDTTKRRLLKHFTELAVSYIEQQVTDRRDELIAEQAFLLEALRSSHLRQLVHVHHQNLLKDLTRFYQLLGTTKPELDAVLTKAVVVEAEYYCLLDPSRYGREYIRAFLQRHIQLVLQIPDDEEVVN